One stretch of Glandiceps talaboti chromosome 7, keGlaTala1.1, whole genome shotgun sequence DNA includes these proteins:
- the LOC144437129 gene encoding purine nucleoside phosphorylase-like, with protein sequence MAEVEGYTYDECEATSQYLLEKTKQKPTIGIICGSGLGGIVDKLEDTYKIAYEDIPNFPVSTVPGHASRLVFGKLNGKTVVCMQGRTHMYEGVSLWKITIPVRVMSLLGVHTLLVTNAAGGINPKYNVGDFMVIKDHINMPGLAGNNPLVGPNDDRFGPRFPSMTGAYDKDLRALVFKIAKELEMENLMQEGIYSMVGGPSFESIAELRYLQTIGADSVGMSTCPEVVVARHSGMKVLGMSLVTNKCILDYEDTAQPNHEEVLETGRLRAADMQNLVSAFVKRLPEPTVNNNKIV encoded by the exons ATGGCTGAAGTAGAAGG GTACACATATGATGAATGTGAGGCAACAAGCCAATATTTACtggagaaaacaaaacaaaaaccaacCATTGGGATTATCTGTGGCTCAGGATTAGGTGGAATAGTTGACAAGTTAGAGGATACTTATAAGATAGCTTATGAGGATATCCCTAATTTTCCTGTCAGTACTG TTCCTGGTCATGCCAGTCGTCTGGTCTTTGGTAAACTAAATGGTAAGACAGTGGTGTGTATGCAAGGACGAACGCATATGTATGAAGGTGTTTCACTATGGAAG ATAACCATACCAGTACGTGTGATGAGTTTACTAGGTGTGCACACATTGTTAGTAACCAACGCGGCAGGCGGTATCAATCCTAAGTACAACGTTGGTGACTTTATGGTTATTAAGGACCATATCAACATGCCGGGGTTGGCCGGCAATAATCCACTGGTTGGGCCCAATGATGACAG GTTTGGTCCCAGATTCCCATCAATGACTGGTGCCTATGACAAAGACTTGCGGGCACTCGTGTTCAAAATTGCAAAGGAATTGGAGATGGAGAACCTTATGCAGGAAGGCATATATAGTATGGTTGGTGGTCCCTCGTTTGAATCCATTGCTGAGTTACGGTACCTACAAACCATTGGTGCTGATTCTGTCG GCATGAGTACGTGTCCGGAAGTGGTTGTTGCAAGGCATAGTGGGATGAAAGTCTTAGGCATGTCCCTCGTGACCAACAAATGTATTCTTGATTATGAAGACACCGCACAACCTAATCATGAAGAGGTCTTGGAGACAGGACGACTGAGAGCAGCCGACATGCAAAATTTAGTGTCTGCTTTTGTCAAACGTCTTCCAGAACCTACTGTAAATAACAATAAGATAGTTTAG
- the LOC144437978 gene encoding purine nucleoside phosphorylase-like — translation MRTLHDTGVFSMGLAKYLSTFRIDEQTEKVQAMTQKTEVEESGTQMPNAYLSLSSELMGYTYEDITLMTKCVERQTRHRPKIGIIVASGLNKVASIVDSPDKVVCSELPNFPSNNNEECCLLFGTLHGIPVVSCQSNLRQIDGYPAWQVGLVVRIMSFIGVKTLMVCNTGQKLNTAYNIGDLVLVKDHINLPSFAGDNPLVGLKDHRFGSIFLNMANAYDKKLRRLALSIGSELNYGSYLREGIYVQQAGPSFESTTALNHLRAIDADMFGMDMLPEVTIARHSGMDVCLVTMVMECKNNDTRNGLHNIQDVDDELLDRRTEDIITLISCMVNQIE, via the exons ATGCGTACTTTACATGACACTGGTGTCTTTTCGATGGGCCTTGCCAAATATTTATCTACATTTCGTATAGATGAACAAACAGAAAAGGTACAGGCCATGACCCAAAAAACTGAGGTGGAAGAGTCGGGGACTCAAATGCCAAATGCTTACCTTTCGTTGTCAAGTGAattgatggg ATATACATATGAAGATATCACACTGATGACGAAATGTGTCGAGAGGCAAACACGTCATCGTCCAAAAATCGGTATTATTGTGGCAAGTGGATTGAACAAAGTGGCATCAATCGTCGATAGTCCAGACAAAGTTGTCTGCTCTGAACTCCCTAACTTCCCGTCTAATAATA ATGAAGAATGTTGTTTGTTATTCGGAACACTTCATGGTATACCTGTTgttagctgtcaatcaaatctaCGGCAGATAGATGGGTACCCAGCATGGCAA GTTGGCTTAGTAGTGAGAATCATGTCATTCATAGGCGTGAAAACTCTAATGGTTTGTAATACTGGTCAAAAATTGAACACTGCATATAATATTGGAGATTTAGTTCTGGTGAAAGATCATATTAATTTACCGTCTTTTGCAGGCGATAACCCATTAGTTGGTTTAAAAGACCACAG ATTTGGTTCAATTTTTCTGAATATGGCCAACGCATATGACAAAAAACTACGACGCCTTGCTTTGTCCATTGGCTCCGAACTCAATTATGGTTCCTACCTTAGGGAAGGGATATATGTACAGCAAGCAGGCCCCTCGTTTGAAAGTACAACAGCACTGAATCACCTACGTGCAATCGATGCAGATATGTTCG GGATGGACATGCTACCTGAAGTCACTATTGCAAGGCATTCAGGGATGGACGTCTGtttggtaaccatggtgatggAATGTAAAAATAACGACACTAGAAACGGGCTCCACAACATCCAGGATGTAGATGACGAATTATTGGATAGGAGAACTGAAGATATTATAACTTTGATTAGTTGTATGGTGAATCAAATAGAGTAA